TCCACGCCTGCCGCTCCAAGGGAATCCGCTGCAACGGGAAGGAATCGTGCGGCAATGTCTTTGTGGACGAGCAGAGTTTCCAGAGCATTGCAGACTCCGGGACGTTGCGCTTTGGAATTGACCGTCAGCTTAACGGCCATTTCCAGGTCCGCTTCCTTGTCCACGTACAGATGGCAGACTCCTTTGTAATGCTTGATAACCGGAATCCTGGAATTGGCCGCCACAAAGCGGATCAGTTCCTCTCCTCCTCGCGGAATGATGAGATCGATAAGCTCCTCGAGCTTAAGCATGTGAAGGATGGCATCTCGATCGGTCGTGGGCAGAAGATTTACGACATCTTCATTGACACCGTTTTCTTTCAGAGTTTCCTTGAACAGATTCACAATGGCCTGATTCGATCGATGAGCTTCCGACCCACCCCTGAGGATCACGGCATTTCCCGCTTTGAGGCACAGGGCGCCGGCATCGGCGGTAACATTCGGCCTGGATTCGTAGATGATTCCGATAACTCCCAGGGGAATGCGCATTCTGCCGACTCGCATTCCATTGGGCCTTGTCCACATTCTCACCACTTCTCCCACCGGGTCGGGAAATGCAGCTATTTCTTCAAGGCCCGCAGCAGTCTGCTCGATCACCTTGTCGGATAACGTGAGCCGGTCGATCATTGCCGCGGAAATTCCCTTGTCCTTTGCTGCTCTTACATCTTCTGCATTCTGCTGCTGAAGCTCGCGGCGCTTCTCGCGCAATTTGGCCGCCAGTTCTCTCAGGATTTTTTCTTTAACGCTCATGGGAAGTATCGCTGCTTCTCGGGCAGCGTCATGGGTGAGCGTAGCGATACGAAGCACTTGTTCTTCTAATGACATGGTAACTCCAGGTTGGGAGAGATTTGCCGGAGTTCTCGAGATGTGCCGCAACGCAGAACTATGGAACGGCTTAGGAATCCGGTCCTCTCGTATCCGAACCGCTCAAGCAATGCCGCGGCTGGATGACATCTGAAAGAATCTAGCACCGGATGTCTTCCTGCGTCAATCCCTGAAGAAAATCACAGCCGAATCTCTCGGGTACACTGTTTTGCCGAAGAAGTGAACGTCGGTCCGAAAAGCAAGTACGTATTAGAGGAACGAGAGCGTATATTCTGCCGACATCGTCCAATGTGCGATACGCGATACTCAATAGATTCTGTTTGTCTATGCAACAACAAATTTGATCATATAGTTGAGTCCAAGATCGGTCAGCCCTATCTTCTCGTAGCCGAAAGGCGCTATTGAGATGTCGATATCCTCCGACGCCAGCCGGATGTGCTCTGGTGGTCCCCAATACCAGTGTTCCTTCTTGCACTCGACAATTGCCACACGACCATGCGGTCTTAGAACACGGCGAACCTCCGAGAACAACATATTCTTGCTTCTGGCGACATTAGGAATATGGAGGACAGTCGCTATGAGGCAGACGTCGATGCAGTCGTCCTGTATGGGAAGAGGCGCGGTGATGTCAGTCGCGATAGCCTTGATATTTCGCAGTCCCTGGGCATTAGCCTCCTTGCTCAGGTCGACAATCAGATCCGCGTCTTTGTCCAGCGCGTATACGGTTCCCGACTCCCCGACGATCTTCGAGGCATGGACGGAATACTCTCCTGTACCGCATCCTACATCAAGAAACCAATCACCTTCTTTGAGAGCGAGTTCACGAAAAACACGATCCGGATCATGCGTCCAGAAGCTGCTCGGATGGCGATGTCTAGGTTCCTGCCGTCCATGATGTCGTCGATGATCGCATCCAGGTTTCTCGCTCATGTTGTTCACGTTTTTTGCACTGCCGAAACACTGACGCGGTTCCCGGCCGGAAAGGGTTGCTGTCCGCGGCACGCTGACATCATGACTTTTGTTTCTTCCTAGCCGCCAAAATCAGGTTGATTTCTTCTTGGCTTGTGCTTCCTACCACGAAATCCGCGAATCCTGCGATGCTCAAGGCTGATTCGAGATCGACTCGCGAGATAAAATGGCTGGTCCCTAACACGAGGTACGAGATTAAGTTGACGATGGATCTGTAATTCCTGGCTGCCTCGCTCTCAGGATTCATGTGGTTGGAGACGAACCAGCCTCCTGGCTTGAGACACGTAGCGATTTTCTCAAGCACGCTTCCAAGATCATCCATAAACACATGAAGAACCTCAGAAGTTAACACCAGGTCAAAAGCCTTTTCCGGCAAATCATCTGTGCGCATGTCAGCGGCCAATACCGACAGTCTTTCCCCGTAACCCGCTTCGCGGCACAGGTCCTCGATAGCAGGTGTGACATTGGGGAGGTCCACAATTACAGCGGTCATATGCGGGTTACGATCCAGCAGCGCCATCGTGTAACGACCATGGTTGCCGCCGATATCACACATTGAACGCATGTCCATAAAGCCGGGTAGAGCAACGATGAACTCAGTTGCGTTCTGAAGCGACCCTCGCATGGCATATTGGAGCATACCTTGAAGAGAGGCGGGGGATGCAAATTTCTCGGTGAAGTGATTTCGGACTCTGCCGGGCTTGCTCAGGAGAGAAGGCATTTCACGCACAACAAAGTCGCAAGTTCCCTGGTGAAGTTCGAGTACCTGTCCCTGATAAAAAGGTGAGTTCGTCACGAGAAACTCGGACGCCAGTGCCGTATTTTGATACAGAGCTTCTCTCTTGACAATCAGACCTGTGATTTCGAGTACATTCAGGAGCGCTTCCGTGGCTGACTCTGATGTCTTCATGGAAGCTGATATTTCCTGAATGGTCCGCGGCATCTCCAATGCATCGAATAGCCTCATCCGAACTGATTCCAAGATCGCTTTGGATATGACCGATCCCATAAAGAACGCTTCTATCGATTCAAAGCTATGTTTCGGTTTCAACATTTGCATAGCATCCTCCGTTGTGGTGTTTGTTCGGGCACACGTGGGTCCCTGATAGAATGTTAGGCCTCTCAGAGGCGCCTACCGGCGAATTCTGAAAAATGTGCTATATAGCACGGGTACAACAACGAGAGTCAGTATTGTTGCGAAAGTTAAGCCTCCCATAATGGTCGCTGCCATGGGAGCGAAGAAAGGATCCCACAACAGCGGAGTCATCCCAAGTACCGTGGAGAACGCGGCCATGCTTACAGGTCGCACGCGGCTCACGGCAGCGTCGATGACAGCTCCGTAGCGACTCTTGCCCTCTGCTATTTCAAGGTTTGTCCGATCGAGCAGAACGATTGAGTTTCTTATGAGCATGCCCGACAGGCTGAGAAAGCCCAACATAGCCATGAAGCCAAAAGGTTTTGCGGTAAGGAGCATTCCAGCCGTTACACCGATCACGGCCAACGGAAGGCAGAGGAAAATGATGAGGGGGTGGCGAAATGTATTGAACAACATGATCGAGATGAGGAACATGGCAATGAATGCGATGGGGACGTTTGACATGAGCTTCTGGTTCGCTTCCTCATGCTCCTCGTGTTCACCACCCCATTCAAGCTTATATCCTGGGGGCAATTCGATGCTTTCGATTGGCATGCGCAACTGTCGAAATAATGTATCGGTTGTTCCAGTCACTTGCTTGCAGGACACGCGGATTGTTCGAATGCGATTCAGCCGATGGATCACAGGATCTTCCCAGCAACTCACAGCTCCCTCCGTTACCTGGTCAATAGGAACCCATCTACTCTGCGCAGTACTCCAAACCTGGACGTTATCCACGTTGTCAACGCCGCATCGCTGATCGCGAAGGGGGCGAAGCATGACCGGCAGCAGGTCATCTCCTTTACGGTACAATCCGGCTGCAGAACCTGAAAAGTTCATGGCCAGAGATCGGGCAATGTCTGGACGAGTAACACCAATCTCGCGCGAGCGCGCGTCTGCCAGACGCAGTGATTCGACTTTAACGCGATCTCCCCAATCAGTTCTTATGCTACGGGTGTTGCCATGTGCGTACATGACAGCTCTGACCTTCTCGGCCAAATCACGCAGTGTATTCACATCATGCCCACTGAGACGCGCTACCACAGCTCCACCACCGGGTCCTAGCTTGAATGCATCCACGCTCGTGACAGCGTTGGGATGATGATTTTTCAAGTAGGTTGTGAGCTGCTCCCGCAGTGTCGAGATTCTCTCATAATGATCTACAGTTACAAGCAGTTGACCGTAGGCGCTATTCTGCATTTCCGGTTCGTATGTCAACAGAAATCGCAGTGGGCCGCGTCCGACAAAGCTCGTTACGTCCCTGACGCCATCCAGGGTGCGAACGAACGTTTCAATGGCGGCCACTTGGTTGGAGGTCTCATAAATATGGGTACCTTCCGGCAGCCAAACATCCAACGTGAACTGAGGGCGATTCATGTCCGGCATGAAGTCCTGCTTGACGAATCCGAAACCCCATATGGCAATCAGCAACTGGGCCATCACCACAGCCAGCGTGATCCAGCGATGATCGATGCACCACCCTACCAATTTTCGGTACGAGCGATAGAACGGATTATCATGGGGATCTTTTTCGCTACGTTTTGCTAATGGGAGAAAAGTGACGCACAGGTATGGTGTAACCGTGATTGCGAAGACCCAGCTCAAACCGAGCGACAGGCATATAACTTGGAAAAGGCTTTTCAACCATTCACCGGTCATGTCTTTTGAAAGCGTGATGGCCGCGAATGCAAGGATCGCGATGGCCGTCGCTCCGAGCAGTGGCCATTGGGTTTCTGCCACCGTTTTTTCAGCCGCTTGCGATCTACTCATGCCTTGATGCGATTTGATAACGGTTCCCTCCACTACCACAATGGCGTCGTCAACCAGCATTCCCATTGCAATGATCAACGCGCCCAGCGAGATGCGCTGCAACGTGATACCCAACGTGTACATGCACAAAAACGTGACAAAAACGATGATGAGAAGAACCGCGCCCATGATGCACCCTTCGCGCAGCCCCATAAAGACCACCAGGAGCAGAATCACAATGAGCACACCCTCGAAGAGGCCAAGCACGAACTCTCGCACCGCTTCCCTCACCTTTTCACCCTGGTGCGCGATCGGATGGATTTCGATGCCTACAGGAATCCGTGCCTCCAATTGGGCGAGTCGTTCCTTTATCGCTTCGCCCATGGCAATGACATTTCCCCCGGAACCCGTGGAAACGCCGAGGCCGACAGCGGTGCTTCCGTTCCAGCGCAAGATTTCGTTGGGTGGATCGAGATACCCTCGCTCGATTCGAGCCACATCCTTCAAGCGGATCATGCGTCTTTGCGATCCGCCTTGAACAAGTTGTTCCCCCAGGTCTTCTATGCGCGAATAATCGCCAGTAACGCGGAGACGAACATCTTCGGGGCCTACTTTGACCCGTCCCGCTTCTGTGACCGCGTTCTGTTGGTTGATCGCATCAAAAATCGCCGTGGGCGGCAGTCCGAGTTGGGCAAGCTTGACCCGATCTACTTCGACATATATTGCTTCGCTGTGTATGCCCCAGAAGTCGATACGCCCAACGTTCGGGCATAATAACAGCTCTCGGCGCAGGTCCTCTGAGACCTCTTTCAAGTCATGCTGGGAGTAACCGTCGCCTGTGATGGCAAAGAGGACACCATACACGTCTCCGAAATCGTCGTTAACAACCGAGGCCTTGCAGCCGGGAGGCAAGTGACTCGCAGCTGTGTCGACCCTTCGGCGGAGTTCGTCCCACACTTGCGGAAGAGTTTCTTTGTCATAGATTTCCTGCATCTCAGCGAAGATGATCGAGAGTCCAGGCCGGGAAATGGACCGCACCTCCTTCAACTGTTTTAGTTGTTGGATGGCTGTCTCCAGAGGCTCGGTGACTTCCAGTTCAACTTCCTCGGCGGTGGCCCCCGGATATTCGGTATAAATCACTGCTTCCTTGATCGTGTACTCCGGGTCTTCCAAACGACCGAGTTTTCCGTACGCCAGAATTCCTCCCACGGTGACCAGAATGATGGACACAAGCGTGACGACATTGTGTCGAATGGCATATCCCGCAAGATTCATCCGTCGAGTCCCTTCTTACCTGCGATCATTGGTCGAACCCTGATGTCTTCTCGCAATGTGCGCAGCCCGGCTACGGCTACGTATTGTCCCGGTTGGAGCCCAGAAAGAATCTCGACACCTCCGTCGCGCAACACACCGACCTGAACCCTCGTTTTATGCGGTGGCCCGCCATTGGGTTCTACTACCCAGACGTTCGACTCTCCATTAGTGTCGGCCCAAACCGCTTCAGCAGGAATCAAAGCGACTCGTTGCGGCTGTTGGGATCTCCCCGGAAACGCTGTTACCTCAGCTCGTACCGTCGCTGTCATTCCAGGATAAACTGCTAAATCGGCCGGCGGGTTCAGGCCGACTACAACGTCAAATGTGCGGGTCACGGTATCAGACTGCAAACTGAATTCTCGGATGGAGGCATCAAACCAGCGATCGCCGTCAGCGTCAAAGTGGACCTGTATGCTCCTAAGCACTTCGGCTCCGCCATGAGCAATGAGTCGCTCCGGCAGTTGAATGACGACTTCGATTAGAGAGATGTCCTGGAACGAAAGAATGGGTTGCTTGGCTTGAACATGCTCGTGATTCTCGACATGTCGCTTGGCGACCACGCCATTGAACGGAGCGGACAACACGGTATCTTCCAGGGCTTTTTCACGAATGCGCAATTCTGCCCAGGCAATATTGCAGGCAGCCTCAGCCTTATCAAACTCAGCCTGGCAGACGACTTCCTTGGCTCTCAGGGACTGAGTCCGATCAAAAGCCCGCTTGGCGTCCAAATATTTTGCCTTGGCCGCATCCAAAGCATTCCGATAATCTCGTTGATCCAATTCGGCCAGCACTGCACCTTTTTTGATCTTCTCACCTTCCCGCACTGTCAGCGTTTCCAACAAACCGGGAACTGAGAAGGCCAATTCGGCCCGCCGATTCGCCTGCACCTTGCCTGGAAACGAGCGAACACAACTGTCGGAGAAAGGCTGCACCATGAAGGTCGGAATAGGGCGCACTACCGTCGCTGATACCGAAGGTTCCCCACCTCGTTGG
The sequence above is a segment of the Desulfomonile tiedjei DSM 6799 genome. Coding sequences within it:
- a CDS encoding glutamate-5-semialdehyde dehydrogenase, translated to MSLEEQVLRIATLTHDAAREAAILPMSVKEKILRELAAKLREKRRELQQQNAEDVRAAKDKGISAAMIDRLTLSDKVIEQTAAGLEEIAAFPDPVGEVVRMWTRPNGMRVGRMRIPLGVIGIIYESRPNVTADAGALCLKAGNAVILRGGSEAHRSNQAIVNLFKETLKENGVNEDVVNLLPTTDRDAILHMLKLEELIDLIIPRGGEELIRFVAANSRIPVIKHYKGVCHLYVDKEADLEMAVKLTVNSKAQRPGVCNALETLLVHKDIAARFLPVAADSLGAAGVELRGCDGARAIVNSMKVATEDDWYAEYLDLILAVKVVDSIDAAISHIAKYGSLHTESIVTRDYEAAQKFLKEVNSSSVIVNAATRMSDGYVYGLGAEIGISTTKIHSYGPMGVEDLTTTKFIVLGEGQIRE
- a CDS encoding efflux RND transporter permease subunit; the encoded protein is MNLAGYAIRHNVVTLVSIILVTVGGILAYGKLGRLEDPEYTIKEAVIYTEYPGATAEEVELEVTEPLETAIQQLKQLKEVRSISRPGLSIIFAEMQEIYDKETLPQVWDELRRRVDTAASHLPPGCKASVVNDDFGDVYGVLFAITGDGYSQHDLKEVSEDLRRELLLCPNVGRIDFWGIHSEAIYVEVDRVKLAQLGLPPTAIFDAINQQNAVTEAGRVKVGPEDVRLRVTGDYSRIEDLGEQLVQGGSQRRMIRLKDVARIERGYLDPPNEILRWNGSTAVGLGVSTGSGGNVIAMGEAIKERLAQLEARIPVGIEIHPIAHQGEKVREAVREFVLGLFEGVLIVILLLVVFMGLREGCIMGAVLLIIVFVTFLCMYTLGITLQRISLGALIIAMGMLVDDAIVVVEGTVIKSHQGMSRSQAAEKTVAETQWPLLGATAIAILAFAAITLSKDMTGEWLKSLFQVICLSLGLSWVFAITVTPYLCVTFLPLAKRSEKDPHDNPFYRSYRKLVGWCIDHRWITLAVVMAQLLIAIWGFGFVKQDFMPDMNRPQFTLDVWLPEGTHIYETSNQVAAIETFVRTLDGVRDVTSFVGRGPLRFLLTYEPEMQNSAYGQLLVTVDHYERISTLREQLTTYLKNHHPNAVTSVDAFKLGPGGGAVVARLSGHDVNTLRDLAEKVRAVMYAHGNTRSIRTDWGDRVKVESLRLADARSREIGVTRPDIARSLAMNFSGSAAGLYRKGDDLLPVMLRPLRDQRCGVDNVDNVQVWSTAQSRWVPIDQVTEGAVSCWEDPVIHRLNRIRTIRVSCKQVTGTTDTLFRQLRMPIESIELPPGYKLEWGGEHEEHEEANQKLMSNVPIAFIAMFLISIMLFNTFRHPLIIFLCLPLAVIGVTAGMLLTAKPFGFMAMLGFLSLSGMLIRNSIVLLDRTNLEIAEGKSRYGAVIDAAVSRVRPVSMAAFSTVLGMTPLLWDPFFAPMAATIMGGLTFATILTLVVVPVLYSTFFRIRR
- a CDS encoding class I SAM-dependent methyltransferase, encoding MQMLKPKHSFESIEAFFMGSVISKAILESVRMRLFDALEMPRTIQEISASMKTSESATEALLNVLEITGLIVKREALYQNTALASEFLVTNSPFYQGQVLELHQGTCDFVVREMPSLLSKPGRVRNHFTEKFASPASLQGMLQYAMRGSLQNATEFIVALPGFMDMRSMCDIGGNHGRYTMALLDRNPHMTAVIVDLPNVTPAIEDLCREAGYGERLSVLAADMRTDDLPEKAFDLVLTSEVLHVFMDDLGSVLEKIATCLKPGGWFVSNHMNPESEAARNYRSIVNLISYLVLGTSHFISRVDLESALSIAGFADFVVGSTSQEEINLILAARKKQKS
- a CDS encoding methyltransferase domain-containing protein, encoding MSEKPGCDHRRHHGRQEPRHRHPSSFWTHDPDRVFRELALKEGDWFLDVGCGTGEYSVHASKIVGESGTVYALDKDADLIVDLSKEANAQGLRNIKAIATDITAPLPIQDDCIDVCLIATVLHIPNVARSKNMLFSEVRRVLRPHGRVAIVECKKEHWYWGPPEHIRLASEDIDISIAPFGYEKIGLTDLGLNYMIKFVVA
- a CDS encoding efflux RND transporter periplasmic adaptor subunit, coding for MWCWLSYLTNVTTEGIASPATCEFVKRMRFITIGAVGLVALAVATWGGALVTRPQRGGEPSVSATVVRPIPTFMVQPFSDSCVRSFPGKVQANRRAELAFSVPGLLETLTVREGEKIKKGAVLAELDQRDYRNALDAAKAKYLDAKRAFDRTQSLRAKEVVCQAEFDKAEAACNIAWAELRIREKALEDTVLSAPFNGVVAKRHVENHEHVQAKQPILSFQDISLIEVVIQLPERLIAHGGAEVLRSIQVHFDADGDRWFDASIREFSLQSDTVTRTFDVVVGLNPPADLAVYPGMTATVRAEVTAFPGRSQQPQRVALIPAEAVWADTNGESNVWVVEPNGGPPHKTRVQVGVLRDGGVEILSGLQPGQYVAVAGLRTLREDIRVRPMIAGKKGLDG